The genomic DNA CGCGACGGCGACCAGCGTTGCGTTATTCCAGCCGTTCACCACCGAGTTGCCGGTGTGGGTGGCGACCGTGACAAAGAGCGTTATGCCGATGGCCGCACCGAGGTAGCGCGCGGTGTTGTTGGCGCCAGAACCCATGGCGGCGAAGTCCGGGGGAACGGCCGCGATTGCCTCACGCCCGAGCAGCGCGTTGAGCACGCCGGTACCGAGGCCGGCGACAACCGAAAACACCATGAGGCGCCATAGGCCGGAATCCTGGGTCAGGTGCCAGCCAATGAGCTGTCCGACGGCGACGACGACCAGAAACAGCGCAACCGGTCGCGGCCCTTCCAGCGGGTGCGGGATGCGGCGCACCAGAAGCGCGGTAACGACGCTGGTGCCAGCCCAGCCGACTACTGGAAGTATGGCCGGCCAGAGCCCGCGTCCGAAGCCGGCCTGCATCAGCATCGGCGTGGACGAGGCCATACCGATCATGCTGGCGCCGAGCACGAAGGACCCGGCCGTTGCGGCTCTGAACCGTGAGTGACGCAGCAGCGCGGGCTCGATCAGGGGTTCGGCGACGCGGCGCTCAACCAGCACAAACGCCACCAGCACGATCAGCGTCAGCACGGCGAGTGCGACAGTCGAGGCGGAAAAGCCGTTCCGAACCTGCGTGAGTGCGGAAACGGCGAGGATGATCGTGGCGACAAGCAGGGCCGATCCCGGTACGTCGACGCGGCGCGGTGTGGTGGCCGCGGATTCGCCTATGCGGCGCAAGGACGGCAGGATCAGCAGCACCGCGAGGGCGCAGGTAACCGCATAGGTCTCGCGCCAGCCCGAGCCGATGTCGAACGCAGCGGCGAATACCACTCCTAGCCCAATCCCCAAACCGACCGAGGCGCCCCAGACCGATGTGGCGTGCGCGCGTGCCGGGCCGAGCGGGTAGTGATACGCCAGCGTGGCAAGCCCGCAGGCCAGTATCGCCGCCCCTCCGATTCCCTCCAGTACGCGTGCGGCGATGAAGATTTCCGACGACGGCGCGATCGCGCAAATGAGCGCGCCTACGGCGAGTGAGATCAGCCCGGCAACATAGATCCGGCGACGGCCCAACCGGTCGCCCAATGCGCCGGCGACCAGCAGCGCGCCGGCTAGGCCTACGCTCATCGAACTGAGAATCCAGGCGCGGGCCGCAGGCCCAGCATCGAGACTGGTGGCGGTTGCCGTGACGGATGCCATCGGTGTCACGTACGTCATCAGCACGAGCGCGGTGCCGAGCGCAACGGGTACAAGCGGGCGCATTCGATCCATCTGAGCGGTGTCATCCGTTGATAGTTTGAATTTCAAACTTACAAGGCCGAGAATAACCGCATGCCCCGATCAACGCC from Nevskia ramosa DSM 11499 includes the following:
- a CDS encoding MFS transporter → MDRMRPLVPVALGTALVLMTYVTPMASVTATATSLDAGPAARAWILSSMSVGLAGALLVAGALGDRLGRRRIYVAGLISLAVGALICAIAPSSEIFIAARVLEGIGGAAILACGLATLAYHYPLGPARAHATSVWGASVGLGIGLGVVFAAAFDIGSGWRETYAVTCALAVLLILPSLRRIGESAATTPRRVDVPGSALLVATIILAVSALTQVRNGFSASTVALAVLTLIVLVAFVLVERRVAEPLIEPALLRHSRFRAATAGSFVLGASMIGMASSTPMLMQAGFGRGLWPAILPVVGWAGTSVVTALLVRRIPHPLEGPRPVALFLVVVAVGQLIGWHLTQDSGLWRLMVFSVVAGLGTGVLNALLGREAIAAVPPDFAAMGSGANNTARYLGAAIGITLFVTVATHTGNSVVNGWNNATLVAVAITLSGAALIALTGRVKAAS